The stretch of DNA AATTCTTTCCCTAATTTATCCTTTAAATTTTTCTTTACTTTAGTTACATTAACATTATTATTAACTTTTATATCTATTGTTTGAAAACATTTATTTTTCATTAAATTTTGTATTTCAAGTATATCACAAAATATATGTCCTGAATCATTCATTTTACCAAAATGAAATAATCCTTTTATAAATATTTTTTTTTGTATAAAAAAATGTTTTCCATTTTTATATAATAAAAAAATTAATTTCATAGAAGGTAATTCCATAAATAAAATATCACTACTATTATTTATTTTTTTATTATTATAATTATCATATAATAATGGTAACCCCTGAAAAAAATGAGACATTGAAGTTAACCCAATATATATTGGAAAATAATTTTTTTCTTTAAAATTTTTATTAAAATTTATTAGATCTACTTTTTTAAAATTTTTTACCACATTTTCATATTGTGGATCTATACCTTTCAAATAAAGAAAATGTTTTTTTTTATTATCGTCTTCTAATATGATATTTATTTTCATAGATCTAGAAAATTTCTCTATTCCTTTTATAGATTTTAATTTAATTTTTGTCATTAAATCATCTGTAAATAATTTTTTTTCATCAAAAAAAGAAATACTAATATCAGGATAATTTTTATAAAAGAAATTTTTACTTAAATTTTCTAAACCAGAAAAAATAAATAAAATTATAGATAAAGAAAATGTAGAAATACTAAAAGAAATAATAGATAATACCACAATAATATTTACAATATTGATTCTTTTTTTGGAAAAAAGATAACGTATAGCTATGTTAAAATATATTATATTCAATATGATTTTTGATTTGATTAGTAGTTATTATCAATAATATAAAAATCTAATTTTGGTATTTTCTTTATACGATACCTAAGTCTTTTAGAAAGTAATTTTCTATAAAATAGAGATTTTGAACGTATGTAACAAATAATTTCTTTATCTATAAAAGGATAAATATTTACATATGCTTTTATTAAATTCATATTAGAAGTTATCTTTACTTTGATTAAAGTAACTAAAAAATTTTTTTTTATATAACGAATTTCTTCAGAAAGAATTTCTGCTATTTCTATAAATAAAATTGAAGATAATTTTTCATTTTTAATTTCTTTCATAAAATTGAAAAAAATTGATAAAAATTTTTAATAGGAATAATAATGTTATTAAATTGCATTTATTTAGGTCCCATAGCTCAGTTGGTTAGAGCACCTGACTCATAATCAGGGAGTCGCTGGTTCAAGTCCAGCTGGGACCATTTTATTTTATATTTATTGTAACCATTGTAACCGGGGAGGGATTCGAACCCACAACTTACAGTTTAGGAAACTGTTGTTCTTTCCTATTGAACTACCCAGTCATTATCATTTATTTTTTATTGATTTTCATTTAAAACAATAGAAACAATAGATCTATTGTTTTTTACT from Blattabacterium cuenoti encodes:
- a CDS encoding ABC transporter permease translates to MNIIYFNIAIRYLFSKKRINIVNIIVVLSIISFSISTFSLSIILFIFSGLENLSKNFFYKNYPDISISFFDEKKLFTDDLMTKIKLKSIKGIEKFSRSMKINIILEDDNKKKHFLYLKGIDPQYENVVKNFKKVDLINFNKNFKEKNYFPIYIGLTSMSHFFQGLPLLYDNYNNKKINNSSDILFMELPSMKLIFLLYKNGKHFFIQKKIFIKGLFHFGKMNDSGHIFCDILEIQNLMKNKCFQTIDIKVNNNVNVTKVKKNLKDKLGKEFNIKSREDQEESFHKIVKTEKIFIYFLFSLISLITAFNLYSAIFILQLDKKEQIFLLWSFGYSKINKIFLHTGFIITVFGWFIGILLSLFVSILQNTYKIFKISENIIFPIKLTSGNLFLVTSTILTIGIIISFLSSERTTYILRN
- a CDS encoding ribosome-binding factor A — protein: MKEIKNEKLSSILFIEIAEILSEEIRYIKKNFLVTLIKVKITSNMNLIKAYVNIYPFIDKEIICYIRSKSLFYRKLLSKRLRYRIKKIPKLDFYIIDNNY